In Helicobacter pylori Shi112, the genomic window AAGGCAACGCCATAAAGATTTGACTCACCACATCAGGGGGAGTGATAATGGCTGCTACAATAAAAATCACTACAATAGCGTATTTAAAATACGCTTTCAAGCTCGCATCGGTAATCAAGCCCACTTTAGCCAAAAAATACGCCAAAACAGGCAATTCAAACGCCACACCAAAGCCTAAAATCAAGCGCGTGAAAAAGCTCACATAACTAGAAGCAGAAATATTAGCCGCAAACACATCGCTCCCAAAAGTGGCTAAGTATTCAATGATGAAAGGGAACACCACATAATAAGAAAATGCCGCCCCAATTAAAAACATGCCGCTCCCAAAAAACACAAAAGGCAAAATCACTTTTTTTTCATTCTTGTAAAGCCCTGGAGCGATAAAGAGCCATAATTGCCAAAAAATAATAGGCATGGAAATGACGATAGCGGCTGAAAAACTGATTTTAACCGCTACCATGACCCCTTCAATAGGGGAGAGCTGAATGAGCGTGCCTTTATAAGAATTTTTAACAAATTCAAAAATACTTTTCCAAAAATGAAAGCACCCCAAAAACGCCACTAGAATCGTCCCTACAGAAACCATCAAACGCTTTCTTAATTCCTGTAAATGCGGTTTTAAATCTTCAAACATGCTCTTTTTCTTTGTCGTGTTCTTTGGTGTTGTTATCGGTTGCTAATTTGACTTCTTTAGGAGATTCATCGCTTGAAACCTCTTTATTTAGGGCTTCTTCATTGGAAACTTCTTCGCTTAAATGGTTAGGGGTTGTGTTGGTTTCTAAGCTGCGTTGATAATCTTGCATCAAATCCTGAATGCTTTTAATCTCATTTTCTGCAGTTACTTTAGCGTCTTCTAATTCTTCAATCTTAACGCCCTTAAGACTCTCCACTTTGTTTTCAAAGAGCTTTTGATACTCTAGGGTTTCTTTTTTGATTTCTTCAATATTGATTTCTTTATCCAAAGTGTCCTTAGCGTCATTGAGCGTTTTTTTAACCGCGCGGAAAAACTTCACCATATCCACGACAGCCTGGGGGAATTTTTCTGGCCCTAAAAAAATAATCGCTACAACCAACACCACAAGGATTTCAAAAAAGCCCATGCCAAACATAATAATCTACTTTTACACCCTTTAAAATTTTATCGTTATTGTAGTGTAATTTTCTTTCTAAACAAGATTAAAAAGTAAAAGTTTGAATTTTGTTAGTCCTTGGTTCTAAAATTTTTATGCTAGAATGCCACTAGTTATTCTTAACTTGCTTTATGGAGAGTAAGCGTATCTGGTGTATGCCTTGGGCTTCAAACCCACAGAGTGCCTAGATGTCTAGGTGCTGAGAAGTTCGATTCTTCTACTCTCTCGCCAATTCTTATTTTATTTTTAGTTTATTTTTGAATCAATAATATTATTCCATGCAAGTTTATGCTCTTCATTGATTTCTGTATTTTGCGAGATATTTTTAAGATAATTATTTATAAAATGTTCCGTGTTTTTAATCAGTCTCAAGTAATATTTTAAGGTATCATAAATTCCATTAACAATTACTTGACAACCATGTTCATGCTCAATTTTATCTATAATCTTTTGTAATTCTGTTTTGTTTTGAATGGGCAAAGTGCTTAAAATGTAGTATCGCTTAATAGGTGTTTGAGCAATTTTTTTATAAGCGTCTTGTAGCATAATACTATCTATAGCGATATTAAATTTAATTTCTATAACTTCAAATAATTGTTTTTGTTCATCTAAAATTACAATGTCTCCAGCATTGCCACTACTTCTATCGCAACTATAATGAGAATCTAAAGGCTTTAAGCTTTTATTAGTAAAACGCCCTAGCTCTAAGATTAAACATTCATATATGCTAAACAAAGCCACTACAGGCAATATAGAAGCCCCCCTACTTTTATAAGCGTAGTTAAAATGTTTTTGTAGTGTATTGATGATAAAATCTATGCTATAGCTAGATTCTTTTATGATAGGCTTAACAAGAATAATAGCCTTTCTCGTTTTTTCTCTAATGCTTAAATAAAATAGAGCTTTTAAGTATGGTGTAGATAAGTTTGGATTTTTTTCTACATCATCTAAAATTTCTAAAAACGCTTTTTTAATAGAAACGCTTGAAATTTTTCCTGGATAATCTATGGTATAGGGTAAATTTTGTTCTAAACTTCTTGTAAGCCACCCACTTTCTTTCATAGCCCCTAGAAATTGCTTTTGCTTTAAAAAAGGCGTGATAAATTTGGTATCAAAACTTCTACCACTATATCCATTTTTCATATTTGCTTGATGAAACCTAATATCTTGCTCATGGTAGTTGCTTTTATAAACTAAGCTTGTGATTAAAACCGTATAAACACCCTTAAAAGTTTCTTCTTTTTCAACAATCATTTGAGCTTTTTGGAGTTGTGTTTTGCTTAAATTCAAGCTGTCTAAATTTTTTAAGCTCACACATTCTTTATAAATTTTTTCTAAAAATTCTAAAATTTTATTTTGCATATTATTTTCCTTAAGGGGTTGTTTGTAAAATTGATTTAATACTTCTTTCATGATAGCCTTAATCATAGGAACACACACGCTATTGCCTATGCGTTCATAAAGCTGTGAGTTTGTGCCTATTTTTTTGAAATCTTTAGGAAACCCCATAAAAGAAAAACATTCATTTAGAGTTAATTTTCTTACTAAATTATCCGTATAAATGAAATAACGACCACTTTGCTCTTGACTAGCAATGGTGGGGTGTATACCCTTCACATGATAAATCCTATTAGGCTGTTTATGAACTCTGCTTAAATGTTCTGTATTTTCTCTTGTACCTTTAGTGCGGATTTTTTTATTACGATAGCCACAAAAAATAAGTCCTGAATTTTGCCTCTTAAGTAACTGGTTATCCAATAGAGTGTATTCATAAGGTTCTAAAATCTCAAAATGACCACTCTTATCTAAAAAATTTTGCATGTCAGTAATAGGATTTGTTTTAATAGGATTAAAGTCAAAGACTTGAGAGCCTAAATATCCTACAATGATAATTCTTTCTCTATTTTGTGGGACTGAAAAATTTTTAGCGTTTAAAATTTGATAACTCACGCTATAACCTAAATTACTAAGGGCTTGTAACATTACAAATAGCGTGTTGCCCTTATTGTGTTTTAAGAGATTTTTTACATTTTCTAAGATAAAAATCTTTGGTTTCTTATTTTTTAAAATCCTACAAATATCAAAAAATAATGTTCCCCTTGTTGTATCTTCAAAGCCTTTTTGCTTACCACATACTGAAAATGCTTGACAAGGAAATCCAGCACATAAAATATCAAAATTTGGCATAGTGTTTGGATTTAAAAGAGTAATATCACAAGTGGAGTCATCATCAAAATTTGCTTGATACATGGCTATGGCATGGGGATTGTTTTCTGCACTAAAAACACATTTTAACCCTAAAGAATCTAAAGCAAGTCTAAAACCACCGATACCTGCAAATAAATCTGCATAAGTTAGCAAAATAAGTATTTCCTATAAAAATTTTGATTTCGTAGTGAATACTATAACAAAAATGCTATAAAAATCAATATTTCTGCAATAAATATATGAGCTTGGTTTGAACACACCTACGATTTTTGTGGATTAAAAGTTTTCATAGAAAATTCATATTGCCAAACTAAAATAGACTTGCTGGAGTAGGGGTGGTTGTAGGGATTTTTAAAAGCGCATGGGTTTTAGGCGTGGCGATTCTGCCTTTAGCGGTGCGCTCTAAATAACCATTAGCGAGTAAAAAAGGCTCAATCACATCTTCAATCGTGCCTTCATCTTCTCTCATAGATGCTGCAATCGTGTTCAAACCCACCGGTCGTCCTTGAGCGTTAGCCAACAAAGACAAATACGCCAAATCCGCTTCATCAAAGCCTAATTCATTCACGCCTAATTCATTCAAAGCATGCAAAGTGATGTTTAAATCCATCAAGCTTGAATTTTTGACTAACGCAAAATCGCGCACCCTTTTTAAAAGCCTTAAAGCAATCCTTGGCGTGCCTCTACTCCTTTTAGCGATTTCATCAGCGCTTTCTTCTTTGATGTCTTGGTTGAGTTTGGCGGCGGCTTTTTTGATAATAAGAGCCAGTTCGCTAGGGTTATAAAATTGCATTCTAAAGCTCATGCCAAATCTGTCTCTTAAGGGGTTAGAGAGCATTCCGGCTCTGGTGGTAGCGCCGATGAGGGTGAAAGGGGGTAAATCAATTTTAATGGTTTGAGCCGCCGGGCCTGAGCCTATGATAATATCCAACCTGAAATCTTCCATAGCCGGGTATAAAACCTCTTCAATCGCTGGGCTAAGCCGGTGGATTTCATCAATAAAAAGAATGTCTTTAGCTTGCAAATTCGTCAAAATGGCGGCCAAATCACCGCTTTTTTCTATCATGGGAGCGGCGGTGATTTTGAGATTGGTTTCCATTTCTTTAGCGATGATATGGCTTATTGAAGTTTTACCCAAACCGGGCGGGCCAAAAAAGAGCATGTGATCCAAACTTTCTTGGCGTTTTTTAGCCGCGCAAATAGAAACTTGCAAATTGCTTTTAATCTTTTCTTGACCGATATAATCTTCCCAAAGATTAGGGCGCAAACTCGCTTCTTGAGAAGTTTCAAAATCCAAAGTTTCTAAATTGACTATCCGTTCTTTCATTTAATGATAACTTTCTAATTCGTTAGGGAAGTTTCCCTTTTTCACATCATCAGCGTATTGTTTGATAGCGTTTTGAACCAATTCTTTCCCCTTAAGGTATTCTCGCACGAATTTAGGCTTAAAACTATCAAAAAAGCCTAACATATCGCTCCACACTAAAATCTGCCCGTCGCAATCTTTACCGCTCCCTATGCCGATCGTGGGGATTTTGATTGTTTGCGTGATTTTTTGAGCGATAGGGGTGGTTATACCCTCTAAAACCAATAAACCCGCACCGGCTTCTTCTAAACTCAAGGCGTCTTCTAAAAGTTTTTTTTGTTGCTCTTCATTTTTGCCCTTAATCTTATAACCTCCATCAAGACGCACGAATTGGGGCATTAAGCCGATGTGTCCTACCACGATAACGCCCTCATCAGTGAGCGTTTTAACCAGTTTCGCTTTTTCTTTCCCTCCCTCCAGTTTGATCGCGCTCGCTTGGGTTTCTTTATAAACTCTAATGGCGTTTTTTAGGGCTGTTTTTTCATCTTTATAGCTTCCAAAGGGCATGTCTGTGATGATAAAAGGAATTTTAGCACCCGCGCACACGGCTTTGGTGTGATAGAGCATCATTCCCACACTCGCATTTAAAGTGTCGTTTTGATTGAAAAAACTCATATTCAAACTATCGCCCACTAAAATCACATCCACTAGCGGATCAAATATTTGAGCGAATAGCGCATCATAAGCGGTGATAGCGATGATTTTTTCTTGATTTTTTTTAGCTTGGAGGTGGTTGAGAGTGATTTTTTTAATTGGGGCGGTTTGCATGCTCATTGAAAAATCCTAAGTGTTAAATATAGTGGCATTGTAGCATGACTTTATTGGGGTGGGTAAAATTTCACTCAATTTTAACCGGTCATTTTAATTATTTTAGTATAATTGGAAAAAACTTTTAACAAACAATTCAAGGGATTTAGCGATTTTGGGTCTTAAAAAATATGTTATTTTATGGTTTTTAATGGGGTTTTATTCGGGATTGAACGCGCTTGATTATGACACCTTGGACCCAAAATACTACAAGTATATCAAGTATTATAAAGCCTATGAAGATAAAGAAGTTGAAGAATTGATCAAAGACTTAAAAAGGGCGAACGCTAAAAGCGGGCTTATTTTAGGGATCAATACCGGGTTTTTTTACAACCATGAAATCATGGTTAGAACTAATAGCTCTAGCATCACGGGGAATATTTTAAATTATTTGTTCGCTTATGGCTTGCGTTTTGGCTATCAAACTTTCAGGCCGTCGTTTTTTGCGCGCTTGGTCAAGCCAAATATCATTGGCAGGCGCATTTATATCCAATATTATGGAGGAGCTCCTAAAAAAGCGGGCTTTGGGAGCGTGGGGTTTCAATCGGTTATGCTGAATGGGGATTTTTTATTGGACATTCCCTTACCTTTTGTGGGAAAATACCTTTATATGGGGGGTTATATGGGTTTAGGTTTAGGGGTTGTAGCGCATGGGGTGAATTATACGGCGGAATGGGGGATGTCTTTTAACGCAGGATTGGCTCTAACGGTATTAGAAAAAAACCGCATTGAACTTGAATTTAAAATTTTAAATAATTTCCCTTTTTTGCAATCTAATTCTTCAAAAGAGACTTGGTGGGGAGCTATAGCAAGCATTGGGTATCAATATGTGTTCTAAAAAAATAAAAAATCTCATTTTATGCTTTGGTTTTATTTTAGGCTTGAATGCTGAAGAAAATACGGCTCAAGAGAATATGACTGAAGAAAATACCCCTAAAGACGCTCCCGTTCTTTTGGAAGAAAAACGCACCCAAACGCTAGAGTTTGAAGAAAACAAGGAAGCTAAAAAAAAGATTGATGAAAAAAGCCTGCTTGAAGAAATCCATAAGAAAAAACGCCAGCTTTACATGCTCAAAGGGGAATTGCATGAAAAAAATGAATCCATCTTATTCCAACAAATGGCTAAAAATAAGAGCGGTTTTTTTATAGGCGTAATTCTTGGCGATATAGGCATTAACGCTCATCCTAACGCTCGATCTTATGAGAGCTTTGAACCTTCAAGCAATATTCAAGCTTCTCCTTTGTTGTATGGCTTAAGGAGCGGGTATCAAAAGTATTTTGCTAACGGGATTAGCGCCTTACGCTTTTATGGGGAATATTTAGGGGGGGCGATGAAAGGGTTTAAAAGCGATTCTTTAGCTTCTTATCAAACCGCAAGCTTGAATATTGATCTGTTGATGGATAAGCCTATTGACAAAGAAAAAAGGTTTGCGTTAGGGATATTTGGAGGCGTTGGAGTGGGGTGGAATGGGATGTATCAAAATTTAAAAGAGATTAAAGGGTATTCACAGCCTAACGCTTTTGGGTTAGTGTTAAATTTAGGGGTGAGCATGACGCTTAACCTCAAACACCGCTTTGAATTAGCCTTAAAAATGCCTCCCTTAAAAGAAGCTTCGCAAACCTTTTTATATTATTTTAAAAGCACTAATATTTATTATATTAGTTACAACTATTTATTGTAAAGGCTAAAATGTTGAAATTTAAATATTGTTTGATTTATATCGCGCTCATACTGGGACTTCAAGCGACAGATTATGACAATTTAGAAGAAGAAAACCAACAATTAGACGAAAAAATAAACCATTTAAAGCAACAGCTCACCGAAAAAGGGGTTTCGCCCAAAGAGATAAATAAGGATAAGTTTGAAGAAGAATATATTGATCGATCTTATCCTAAAATTTCTTCCAAGAAAAAAGAGAAATTGCTCAAATCTTTTTCCATAGCCGATGATAAGAGTGGGGTTTTTTTAGGGGGTGGGTATGCTTATGGGGAACTTAACTTGTCTTATCAAGGGGAAATGTTAGACAGATATGGTACGAATGCCCCTAGCGCGTTTAAAAACAATATCAGCTTAAACGCTCCTGTTTCTATGATTAGCACTAAATTCGGGTATCAAAAATACTTTGTGCCTTATTTTGGGACACGATTTTATGGGGATTTATTGCTTGGGGGTGGGGTGTTAAAAGAGAATGCGCTCAAGCAACCTGTAGGCTCGTTTAT contains:
- the tatC gene encoding twin-arginine translocase subunit TatC is translated as MFEDLKPHLQELRKRLMVSVGTILVAFLGCFHFWKSIFEFVKNSYKGTLIQLSPIEGVMVAVKISFSAAIVISMPIIFWQLWLFIAPGLYKNEKKVILPFVFFGSGMFLIGAAFSYYVVFPFIIEYLATFGSDVFAANISASSYVSFFTRLILGFGVAFELPVLAYFLAKVGLITDASLKAYFKYAIVVIFIVAAIITPPDVVSQIFMALPLVGLYGLSILIAKMVNPAPKDSENDNENDNENDNENDNAKDSENNAKENEKSES
- the tatB gene encoding Sec-independent protein translocase protein TatB — protein: MFGMGFFEILVVLVVAIIFLGPEKFPQAVVDMVKFFRAVKKTLNDAKDTLDKEINIEEIKKETLEYQKLFENKVESLKGVKIEELEDAKVTAENEIKSIQDLMQDYQRSLETNTTPNHLSEEVSNEEALNKEVSSDESPKEVKLATDNNTKEHDKEKEHV
- a CDS encoding DNA cytosine methyltransferase, translating into MLTYADLFAGIGGFRLALDSLGLKCVFSAENNPHAIAMYQANFDDDSTCDITLLNPNTMPNFDILCAGFPCQAFSVCGKQKGFEDTTRGTLFFDICRILKNKKPKIFILENVKNLLKHNKGNTLFVMLQALSNLGYSVSYQILNAKNFSVPQNRERIIIVGYLGSQVFDFNPIKTNPITDMQNFLDKSGHFEILEPYEYTLLDNQLLKRQNSGLIFCGYRNKKIRTKGTRENTEHLSRVHKQPNRIYHVKGIHPTIASQEQSGRYFIYTDNLVRKLTLNECFSFMGFPKDFKKIGTNSQLYERIGNSVCVPMIKAIMKEVLNQFYKQPLKENNMQNKILEFLEKIYKECVSLKNLDSLNLSKTQLQKAQMIVEKEETFKGVYTVLITSLVYKSNYHEQDIRFHQANMKNGYSGRSFDTKFITPFLKQKQFLGAMKESGWLTRSLEQNLPYTIDYPGKISSVSIKKAFLEILDDVEKNPNLSTPYLKALFYLSIREKTRKAIILVKPIIKESSYSIDFIINTLQKHFNYAYKSRGASILPVVALFSIYECLILELGRFTNKSLKPLDSHYSCDRSSGNAGDIVILDEQKQLFEVIEIKFNIAIDSIMLQDAYKKIAQTPIKRYYILSTLPIQNKTELQKIIDKIEHEHGCQVIVNGIYDTLKYYLRLIKNTEHFINNYLKNISQNTEINEEHKLAWNNIIDSKIN
- the ruvB gene encoding Holliday junction branch migration DNA helicase RuvB, whose translation is MKERIVNLETLDFETSQEASLRPNLWEDYIGQEKIKSNLQVSICAAKKRQESLDHMLFFGPPGLGKTSISHIIAKEMETNLKITAAPMIEKSGDLAAILTNLQAKDILFIDEIHRLSPAIEEVLYPAMEDFRLDIIIGSGPAAQTIKIDLPPFTLIGATTRAGMLSNPLRDRFGMSFRMQFYNPSELALIIKKAAAKLNQDIKEESADEIAKRSRGTPRIALRLLKRVRDFALVKNSSLMDLNITLHALNELGVNELGFDEADLAYLSLLANAQGRPVGLNTIAASMREDEGTIEDVIEPFLLANGYLERTAKGRIATPKTHALLKIPTTTPTPASLF
- the panB gene encoding 3-methyl-2-oxobutanoate hydroxymethyltransferase is translated as MSMQTAPIKKITLNHLQAKKNQEKIIAITAYDALFAQIFDPLVDVILVGDSLNMSFFNQNDTLNASVGMMLYHTKAVCAGAKIPFIITDMPFGSYKDEKTALKNAIRVYKETQASAIKLEGGKEKAKLVKTLTDEGVIVVGHIGLMPQFVRLDGGYKIKGKNEEQQKKLLEDALSLEEAGAGLLVLEGITTPIAQKITQTIKIPTIGIGSGKDCDGQILVWSDMLGFFDSFKPKFVREYLKGKELVQNAIKQYADDVKKGNFPNELESYH
- a CDS encoding outer membrane beta-barrel protein, which translates into the protein MCSKKIKNLILCFGFILGLNAEENTAQENMTEENTPKDAPVLLEEKRTQTLEFEENKEAKKKIDEKSLLEEIHKKKRQLYMLKGELHEKNESILFQQMAKNKSGFFIGVILGDIGINAHPNARSYESFEPSSNIQASPLLYGLRSGYQKYFANGISALRFYGEYLGGAMKGFKSDSLASYQTASLNIDLLMDKPIDKEKRFALGIFGGVGVGWNGMYQNLKEIKGYSQPNAFGLVLNLGVSMTLNLKHRFELALKMPPLKEASQTFLYYFKSTNIYYISYNYLL
- a CDS encoding outer membrane beta-barrel protein, with the protein product MLKFKYCLIYIALILGLQATDYDNLEEENQQLDEKINHLKQQLTEKGVSPKEINKDKFEEEYIDRSYPKISSKKKEKLLKSFSIADDKSGVFLGGGYAYGELNLSYQGEMLDRYGTNAPSAFKNNISLNAPVSMISTKFGYQKYFVPYFGTRFYGDLLLGGGVLKENALKQPVGSFIYVLGAMNTDLLFDMPLDFKTKKHFLGVYAGFGIGLMLYQDKPNQNGRNLVVGGYSSPNFLWKSLIEVDYTFNVGVSLTLYRKHRLEIGTKLPISYLRMGVEEGAVYQNKEDDERLLVSANNQFKRSSFLLVNYAFIF